The stretch of DNA ataaatgttaatttattattataattatttgccaCGATATCTAAAGTTACTGTATTAGAttacataaaattgttaatttaaacattaaattgttacataatgtttaattattgacagttattttttaaaaatattaaaatacatatttgtttttataaattacgttgcTGACAAAAACTGtttatacgaaaaatttttttatcaacatgccacagtaataatattttcataaatttacgCAAGTATTAATTCGAAAGTAACAATGTATGTGTATAAtgtttaaaacttattaaaaaaacagtaaTTCAGGTAATGCACAGGCCCATGAGAAGGTGTCGAAATTAATTATGTGTAACATATCGCAATTCCTTGATACATACAGGGCttagacaaaataatatgaacacctattctgaaCACCCGAAAAATAGGCATAATTCAAGAGAGTggaactttataaaaaataattataaaaaaattaataaaaaagcattttaaagcttgaaatctctagtttcgaaattgataagtcattaaatgatttacagattgtttatgaagttacgcggatttaaatgttGATGcgttaaatttcaaaatactttacaaactttgcaaagctccacgacgcgatataaaaattgcacgcaaatgcggtttacagcatttgaaagcgtggatctttacctttttgcttttttgatgagcgttgtacgattttttttcactgagttaggcaacactgaagcaaaaatggcctcttttcCTTCAATGTCgtataattcagtgaataaaaattgtacaacgctcaacaaaaactaattaaagGTAAATTATAGGTAtagattcacgctttcaaatgctgttaaccgcatttgtgtgcaatttttaatttacgtcaaATAACCTCGCATAATACATAgtaaattttgccgcatctttatttttatgcataaaactccgtaaaaaatcagtatacgttttcaaagtcgatattaaaagtgtatGTAGAAACGTTAAACTGTAACatgcgtttttaaaacatttgatttatcatttttgttgatttatcatgttacacttTTTTTGGAGAGTAGCTGTAggtgatcttttaattttgctgttgaacgctCACCTAATATTTGCTGAAGTCGGTATTtcaactttgtaaaaaaagaaaattgtaaaactaTCTTCCAGGGCTCATTTTAAAAAGCGAAACCTTAtgattatttaagttaatttttctcgaaaattcttttacactagGAAATGAAGgaagaattttaagaaaaaaaagccaCTTTTGCTttagtgttgcctaactcagtgaaaaaaaattgtacaacgctcatCAAAAACGCAAAATAAAGGGAAAAATCCACGCTTTCGAACGTTGTAAACcgcatgaaatttttatttcgcgtcgtgtAGCTTTGCAAAgctaaagtaaaatattttgaaatttgacgcaTTCCCATTTAAATCTGCATAACTTCGTAAATAATctataaatcgtttaatgacttatcaatttcaaaactaaagatttcaaactttaaaatgcttttttaaaaattttcttacaattgtttttgacaaagttactcttttgaattacgcctatatttcagaataggtgttcatattattttgtccaacccctgtaaattactaaaattattttaatacttttgtcCACTTTTTGTCCACTTTTTGTTTACAGACAACATcatatttaatgataaacaaaagcagattttatatttttttatatgacacaCTTAATTGAAGAAACAAACTGCCTAAGACAAAAGGGAATTCGATTAAAACATTATGAGACTGGCTGTAACATGATAATTCAATTATCATCACTTTGTATGTGTGTTGATTCTGTTGCCATGCCAATAATGCAAAACCGTATTCAATTCAACGGTTTCTGTAGATGTAGCTGGTGCTATAGTTTTGGATCTCAAGCGCAGTTCGTTATCTCCTCTCTAAACATGAAAATTAGTTACGAACGAATGCAAGTCATCTTATGAATATGCAAGAGGGTATCAATTTCCAAGCGTATACGTAGAGTGAAGGGCTTATCATTTCTCGCAACTGTTCTGGTCTTTTTTTATGACGTTTGAAGGTATTCATTTGATGtgatgcataaaatatttgatctgTGCAACATGTGGGAATTGTAAAGAAATTCAAGAagcttatattattaaaataattaggtaAAAGTGAAATAAGGTGTAAAAGTTGTTTTTACGAGATAAAGAATTATCTCAATTTCTTATCATGTTCATGTACACAAGCCACCACCGAAACACCGTTCATTATGTTTTCAGGTGGCTTTATAGGTATCGTATTATTTTCATCATCTGTGTAAAAAAAACGTAATATGATActcatacaataatttaaaattataaaccattttcggaaaaataatttcaagcaTACCCGTTGTTGGATTTGCGAATTTATCCTGGGTTGTTTATTAATTCGCTAGGTTGGCTAGTACAGCCTTAGTAAAGGCTCGCGTCGAGAGGAATGGAAATGAGTAAAGAACTTCTGATCTCCTTGAGTAATATGTACTTATATTATGCTAATACAGTGTGATCGCCTCTCGGTCAAAAACGAATCTGAGCGTTCGCGAAAAGGCCCGGCAACCGGCCGGAAAACCCCGGTCCCCCTTTTTCGGAGAATTCGCAGGTGAATGATTGGAATTGgtagagaaagaaaggagagcGGGCCGCTTTCGGCGCGAAGAGAATGATCGAAGATGTTTATATTATGGTCCTTGAGTAGAAGGTAACCGGAGCGACCGTTGATCCCTTCTTTCTCTGATTTAAACGGGAACATACCGCCCGCCTCGAATGTATGTGACATTCGATAAATTCGACCGGTATTAAAGCCAAGCGGAATACAACAATGTAATGACTAGTAACAGagattaatatttacatatatacaggcACGAAGTTTATTTATCGTGCTAAACTGCCCGCCGTGGCGTTGTCGCGCTCATTGCAAGAATTGATGTCGACAGGCAAGAAACAGATTTTTGTGATTGGTCGCTTGTATTCAGCAGTTGCCGTCTTTATCGTAACAACTCGGATGAGATGATCAGGGCCCAGATGGCACTGTGTAATGCGGCCAAGTTTCCACTTGCTCGGAGGCGCGAGAGGATCACGTAACAGGAATAATCGTCCTTGTTTAGCTAACTGCTGTACGCTACGCCATTTCGGCCGTTGTTGTAGAGTATGAAGATAATTATTTCTCCATGCTCGCCAGATTTCTtcgtttaatttttgtattagttGCCAGCGAGACAAACGTTGCTCTGAGAGGTCAAATACGCTTGCCTCAGGACTCGCGGTCAAGCTCGTGCCGATCAAGAAATGACCGGGGGTGATAGGAGCATAATCATCGATGGAATCGGACGCAGCGGCAATCGGTTgggaatttaaaaatagttcgaTGCGGCATAACAATGTCATAAGTTCTTCGAACGTCAATGTATGCGATCCGATTGAACGCTTAATATGATATTTGATGCTTTTAACCGCCGCTTCCCAAAGACCACCGAAATGTGGTGCTGACGGTGGAAGAAAATGCCACTTTGCACCTTCACAagctatataattttgaaaatttggatCCCGCGTGGTAGTTTGGTAGGAGGCGGTTAGTTCCTGATCGGCACCGCGGAACGTTGTGCCGTTATCTGAATAAAGGGAGCTTGGAGCTCCTCGGCGCGCTATAAAACGTTGATACGCTGCTAAAAAGGTAGCCGCAGAGTAATCGGACACGAGTTCGATATGCAGGGCTTTTGTGGTCATACAGATGAACACTGCAATATAAGATTTATGAGATTTGTACCCACGACCCTTGGAAGTTCGAACGAGCAACGGCCCCACGT from Solenopsis invicta isolate M01_SB unplaced genomic scaffold, UNIL_Sinv_3.0 scaffold_645, whole genome shotgun sequence encodes:
- the LOC105204504 gene encoding uncharacterized protein LOC105204504, encoding MGELPDFRVNKTSRPFIHTGVDYVGPLLVRTSKGRGYKSHKSYIAVFICMTTKALHIELVSDYSAATFLAAYQRFIARRGAPSSLYSDNGTTFRGADQELTASYQTTTRDPNFQNYIACEGAKWHFLPPSAPHFGGLWEAAVKSIKYHIKRSIGSHTLTFEELMTLLCRIELFLNSQPIAAASDSIDDYAPITPGHFLIGTSLTASPEASVFDLSEQRLSRWQLIQKLNEEIWRAWRNNYLHTLQQRPKWRSVQQLAKQGRLFLLRDPLAPPSKWKLGRITQCHLGPDHLIRVVTIKTATAEYKRPITKICFLPVDINSCNERDNATAGSLAR